ACCTCGACATCCTGCTCAAAAATGACATCGAATCGAAGCTTTTCATATCCGGCGGAGCAATGGCACCAGACCGACGGGATCTCTTTTCCCGGCTCAAGCAGGGATGAACGCGCCATGGGACAGTGGCAGGCAAGATACCGTTTCTTATCCGGATCCTTCTCATCGAGCCAAGCATCGGGATTATAAGGGATTTTGGAGAGAGTGATCTTGTTCCCCTTGCGCACACCGGCTTGGATTTCGGGGTTATCCCGGACGAAGGCGACGACCTGCGGCGTAATTATTTGTTCATACCAGACTTGTCCTGAATCGGCATGGTCCTGCAGCGTTGCCACCAGACGCGCATGATGGTCGGCGAGATAGGCATCTATTGAAGGCGCTTCCATGAACCGTTTCCTCGCCTCTGTGAAGGATTCAACGGGAATATCGTGGACATTCGCCGTGAGTGCCCTTTTGCATTGATCTTCCGGAAGTTCCTCGCGCAAGCGTTTTACGATTCGCCGCGTGACATCGAGAATCGCCTCCGGGGGAGAACCAGCGGGTGGGATCGCGGCATTTTCAAAAACCCGCTTTCGTATTTCCGGTCCCGCGACCCTTTCTGCATGTTCCGCCAAATTATGTACAATGCCTGCGATTCCAAGGATTCCCGTGAAGTATATATAGACATCGGTTTTATCGGTAAGATAGCTATAACGGGCGAGGGCAAGGAGCGTTTCTTCGGAATTCAGCGATTGCTCCACCAGCTTGGATAAATAGGTTTTCATTTCCGCGACCGATGAAACATCATATGTGCAATCGATTCCATCGAGGTAAGACATATAATGCATCATCGCCTGAACAGCCATGCCGGCCTGCTCCTCCGAGAAGCCGCGCTTTTTGTAGTAATCCGTCAATAGGGTTGTCTTCACCGTATTGGGCATGGGTCACCTCTATGATGGACAGGCCGGCGCATTCAGGAAAGGGAGCCGGCACGGCAACTCGCGTGTTTAAGATCTAGCTTGTTTCACTCCAACCCCGTTTCAGTTCCCGGGCCTCCTGCGCCGGCGCAAATGATGAATCCGCATCAGCCCAGATTTCAAGAACGCGGTTCAGGTTCTCAAGGGCTGGGACCCGGCGGCCCATGGCCTCGTTCGTCAATGCCATCTCGAGGAGGGTGAGGGGATGGTAAGGAGCTCTTTTCAGAGCGACCTCCAACGCGGCGCCCGCCTCCTTGAATTTGCCCATTTTGCGATAGCAGCGTCCCAAATCGCGATAGGGCGCCACACCCGCGGGCGAGATCTCAATGCGGCGCCGGAAGAAATCGCTGGCCTCATCGAAGTTACCCTGTTTCTCCCGGATCCTCCCCATAGCTTCCATCCATTTGAAACGGAGGAGTTCTAAATTCATCGCTTTGATAATCGTTTCCAGCTCGTCCGCGGCTGCTTCAGCGGATGTCAGATCGCCGAGCTCCGGATAGACCTCCAGCGGACCTAAAAGAACGAGAGTTCTGTAGGGTAGGGGCGCGTTGGCTTTCATTTTATCCAGCCATTCGATGGACTGTTCCCGCCGGCCCGCCTTGGCCAACTGCCGGGCAAGGTCGATTTGAGTCAGAAGAATCCAGAGTGTCGAGGCGGATGTCCCCACTGCGTCGAGACCCTCTATGCAGATACCGGCGGCTTTGTTGTTTTGCCCTCTTAGTTCGTAATAGTCGGCCAATTCCATCGTTGCGCTCAATCGTTCGTCCGGGCTCAACGGCTCGGTGAGAATCGACTGTACAATAGTGGGCCACGCCGTCAGGTTGCCGAGATCATACTCGCATTTGGCCAGGGCGGCCCGGATATCGGGATCCTGGGGTGTCATGATCTGGGCGCGTTCGATAGTGCGCTTCGCCTCTGCATGTTCGCCGAGCGCCTGCAGAAGCTCTCCAAGGGCCAACAGGGCCTTGGAATCATCGGGATGCCGTTCAACGTATTTTTCAAAATATCCACGGGCGGATTCATATTTGCCCGTGCGCTGCAATTCCTCGCCGGTCTGGAGAAGATACTGCGGACTGTCAGGCTCCAATTCGAGGAGTTTCTGCATCGTCGCAATAACCTGATCCGTCTCACCGCGCGCCCGATGCAGATTGATGAGAATTTCAAGAGGCCGGATGTCGTACGGATAGAGATCCCGCCACATCTGAATGACCGCCATCATCTTGTCGATTTCGTTTTGATTCTGGAAGTAGACGGCTTTTACGGCGAATTGAAGTCCTTCGGGAATGCGGCTGATATGAGTCATAAGAGAATTGATAACACCGGCCGTGCGCGCGGGAGTTCCCTGATTGGAATATTGATAAATGTAAAAGAGGCTCCAGTAAGCCAAAGCACAGGCCGGATCGGCTTCAACGGCTTTTTCGAGGTATTCAGCGGCTCTATCAAGATCCCCATCGATATCGCGGGTCATTGTGGCGCGGCTGATCCATTCAAGGGCGGTCATGGAATTCGTAGCGATAGCGACAAGCGGCAAATCAGGCCATTCCTGAAGGTGCGATTCCGGAACCCCAAGATCTCTGCGCAGGCGCAGACTCATCTGATCCATCAGAGCGAAAAAGTCGGTACCGGCAAGATGAAAATCCGTCTGAAGCCGCCCGCTTTTAATATTATACAATTCAACGTCCATCCAAAAACTATCCGCGGCCGCGCCGACACGCCCCGCCACAAAGTGGGAGCAGCTGGAGGCCTTCGCTACCTGCCGCTTGAGGTGAAGGGGCGTCCCAAGCACCTTCGGATATCCGGCCTTCTTGGCCTCCTCCGCGTATTTGGATGATCCCAAAAGGTCGATCAGGGGATCGATGTGAAGATAATAATCCTGCATGAGATCCCAGCAGAGCAAATCCGAGACGGCGAAGGAAAGCCAAACATCAGTCGAATCACTATGGTCGACTTCAAAGGGAAAGATGCCGATACGTTTTCGATTTTCAGCGGTCGGCACTTCGCGCCGGATCTGATGACCTTCTTCGTCTTGAACGCTGACGGTCATTGTTTTCGCCCGCGAGAGAAGGCCGAAGGCAAAAAGTATAATCAGGACCGCCGCCAGGGCGCCGGCGATGCCGAGCGGCAAGGCCCATTTCCTGCGGGGATGCCATCGTGATGATGGGACACCGGGCACGGTCTGCACCTGTGACGGTGAGGAGAGGGCCTCTTTCACATTACTGAGGGCGAATTCCACTGCCGCGGCGCCGGGGTAGCGATCTTCCGGCCGCTTTTGGAGGCAGCGCTGCAGAACCTCTATGAAGCCGAAGGGGAGGTCGCTGCGCGCGCCGTCCAGTGGTTCGGGCTCCTTGTGCAGGACGCCATGCAGGACATCCACGATGCTCTCGCCCAAGAAAGGGGCTTTGCCGGAGGCCATCGCATGGAGAATGCAGCCGAGGCTGAATTGGTCGGATCGATGATCGGCGAGGCCGCCGCGGGCCTGCTCGGGGGACATAAAACCGGGAGTGCCGAGGATCATCCCGGGTTGGGTGTATGAAGCCGCTATCGTGGCGGCCTCATCCGCGGTATCGGCCGGTGCGGCGCCTCTGGATTCCTGCTGCCGTGCGAGGCCGAAATCGAGGATCTTGACCCGTCCGTCAGGGGTGATGATGACATTACCCGGCTTGAGATCCCGATGTACAATTCCCGCGGGATGAGCCGCCGCCAATCCCTTCGCCAGCTGAATCCCGATATCCAGGAGCTCTCTCACCGGCAAGGCGCCGCGCGCTGACAGGATTGAATCCAAGCTCTGCCCTACGACATATTCCATGGCGATGAAGTCGCGGCCCTGATCGGTGCCGATCTCGTAAATCGTAATAATATTCGGATGATTCAGGGCGGATGCCGATTGGGCCTCGGTGAGAAAACGCTGCCGG
Above is a window of Candidatus Eisenbacteria bacterium DNA encoding:
- a CDS encoding protein kinase → MPEMISHYKVLKTLGQGGMGVVYLCRDERLKRDVAVKVLSDKYSQDPIYRQRFLTEAQSASALNHPNIITIYEIGTDQGRDFIAMEYVVGQSLDSILSARGALPVRELLDIGIQLAKGLAAAHPAGIVHRDLKPGNVIITPDGRVKILDFGLARQQESRGAAPADTADEAATIAASYTQPGMILGTPGFMSPEQARGGLADHRSDQFSLGCILHAMASGKAPFLGESIVDVLHGVLHKEPEPLDGARSDLPFGFIEVLQRCLQKRPEDRYPGAAAVEFALSNVKEALSSPSQVQTVPGVPSSRWHPRRKWALPLGIAGALAAVLIILFAFGLLSRAKTMTVSVQDEEGHQIRREVPTAENRKRIGIFPFEVDHSDSTDVWLSFAVSDLLCWDLMQDYYLHIDPLIDLLGSSKYAEEAKKAGYPKVLGTPLHLKRQVAKASSCSHFVAGRVGAAADSFWMDVELYNIKSGRLQTDFHLAGTDFFALMDQMSLRLRRDLGVPESHLQEWPDLPLVAIATNSMTALEWISRATMTRDIDGDLDRAAEYLEKAVEADPACALAYWSLFYIYQYSNQGTPARTAGVINSLMTHISRIPEGLQFAVKAVYFQNQNEIDKMMAVIQMWRDLYPYDIRPLEILINLHRARGETDQVIATMQKLLELEPDSPQYLLQTGEELQRTGKYESARGYFEKYVERHPDDSKALLALGELLQALGEHAEAKRTIERAQIMTPQDPDIRAALAKCEYDLGNLTAWPTIVQSILTEPLSPDERLSATMELADYYELRGQNNKAAGICIEGLDAVGTSASTLWILLTQIDLARQLAKAGRREQSIEWLDKMKANAPLPYRTLVLLGPLEVYPELGDLTSAEAAADELETIIKAMNLELLRFKWMEAMGRIREKQGNFDEASDFFRRRIEISPAGVAPYRDLGRCYRKMGKFKEAGAALEVALKRAPYHPLTLLEMALTNEAMGRRVPALENLNRVLEIWADADSSFAPAQEARELKRGWSETS